The segment CGAGCGAGGCGAGGCACAGGACGAAGGCGAGCACTGGAACGACCGGGTACAAGGGAGTCCGGTAGGGGAGGGCGCCCGGGTCCCCGCCCGCACGGACGAAGGCCCGCCGGTGGAAGAACTGCGCGGCGGCGATGGACATCCAGACCCCGACCGCGGCGAATCCGGCGATCGACACCAGGACGAGGTAGACCGTCTCGGGCGCCGCGACGCTGCTCACCAGGGAGGCGAGTCCGCCGAGCATGCTCAGCGACAGGGCCGTCAGGGGGATGCCGCGGCGGCTGAGCCGGCGCAGCGCCTGCGGCGCCTGCTTCTCCTCGGCGAGCGAGAAGAGCATGCGGGCGCAGGAGTAGAGGCCGCTGTTGCCGGCCGACAGCAGCGCCGTGATGATCACGAAGTTCATGGCGTCGGCCGCGTAGGGGAAGCCGATGGAGGAGAAGACGGTGACGAACGGGCTCTCGTCCAGGCCCACCTGGTCGTAGGGGATGGTCGCGGCGATCACCGTGATCGCGCCGACGAAGAAGACCAGCAGGCGTACGACGGTGACGCGCAGCGCCTTGGGCACGGCCTCGGCGGGGTTCTCGGTCTCGCCCGCGGCGACGCCGATCAGCTCGGAGCCGGAGAAGGCGTAGAACGCGGCCAGCACGGTGACCAGGACGCCCGAGAAACCGTGGGGGAACAGGCCGTCGGAGGTGTGGAAGTTCTCCAGCAGCACGGGGTGGGAGCCACCCTCGGCGAGCGGGTGGAAACCGGCCAGCGCGGCGCCGCCGAACACGATGAGGGCGACCACGGCGATCACCTTGACCAGCGAGAACCAGTACTCGGTCTCACCGAACACGCGCGCCGAGAAGGCGTTCACCCCGAAGACGACGGCGGCGAAGACCACGCACCAGACCCAGACGCCGACGCCGGGGAACCAGCGCTGCATGAGCAGCCCGCACGCGGTGAACTCGGAACCGAGGGCGACGGCCCAGGTCAGCCAGTAGAGCCAGGCGGTGGCGAACCCGGTGGCCGGGCCGATGGACCGGCTCGCGTAGACGTGGAAGGCGCCCGAGACGGGATAGGCGACGGCGAGTTCACCGAGGCAGGCCATCACCAGCCAGACGACGAACGCGCCGACGACGTAGGCGAGGACGGCACCGAGCGGACCGGCCTGGGAGACCGTGAAGCCGGAACTGAGGAAGAGCCCGGAACCGATGACGCCACCCATGGCGATCATGACGAGGTGGCGGGAGCGCATGGTGCGGCGCAGGCCGTCGCCGGGCGGCCCGGGAACGGTGTCTGCGTCGGCCGGAGCGCTGTCCGGGACTGCTGAGACGGACATGGGGTCTCCTCTGCGGAGCTGAGCGGGGAGAGGGGGACGGGCGTGGGGGGTGATCGGCACGGCATGGCTGAGGGTGGGGCCACTTTCGAGGGGTGCCGGTGCGCGTCGGGGTGGTCGCGGACCGGGGGAGCGGGCGCCCGGTGCGGGCGACGGGCTCACGGGGGCGGGGCAGCGGGTCAGGCCCGGGAGACGAGGTCCAGCGGCGCGGAGAGTTCGATCACCGGGACCTCCCAGGGGTGGGCGTCGGCGAGGCGGTCGAGAAGCCGCGCGAGGGTGTCGTCGTCCGTGGCGGCGTCGACGTACGTGGTCACGGCGAGCGTGGCCGAGAGGAACCGTCCGCCGACCGAGCCGAGGGAGGGGCGGGCGCCGGGCCGGACGGAGAAACCCTCGGCGCCGAGGGAGACCTCGAAGACGTCTCCGTAGACGCCGAAGTCCCCGAGCTCGGGTGAGGTCTCCACGATGCGCAGGAGGGCGGCGAAGGACTCGTCGGCCCGCAGCGCGTCCAGGTCGCCCTTCGCGCAGGCGGTCAGGGTCGCGGTCGCGACCGGCCAGTACACCTTGATCGTCCGGACCGTGCGGCGCCGGACGGGTGCGGGGGCGCCCTCGCGGTCCTGTGCGGTCGGTTCCGGCGTGATCGTCGTCGTGGCCATGCGCGTCTCATTCCTTCGGCATCCGGCGGCGGGTGATGCAAGGATGCTAGGCGTGCATTAAATGCACGGCAAGATGCAGATGCTGCACACTTCGAGTGGCTGTCGAGGCGGCGGTACAGTTGCGCACCGGCAGTGACCAGGACGGCACCGCGGCGGACCGCGCCCCGGCACGGCGGAGGAACACGTGGACTCAAGCGTCACGAAGGGCCTCGACGCGCTGTCGGCGCTCGCTCGCGGTCCTGCCGGCGGCCGGCCGCCCGGCTCCGCCGCATCCGTCTCGGAACTGGCCCGCGGCCTGGGCCGCGACCGCAGCCAGGTCTCCCGGATGCTCACCGCCATGGCGGCGGAGGGGTTCGTCGGCCGCGACGAGGGCTCCGGCGGTTTCGCACCGCACTGGCGGCTCTACACCGCGGCCCGCGACCTCACGGCCCACCGGCTGCGCACCGACGGGCTCACCGCCCTGGAAGGCATGGCCGCCGAGACCGGCGAGAGCTGCTACCTGGGCGTCCTGGCCGGCGACGCCACGGTGACCATCGCCGAGCGGGTGCCCGCGGGCAGCCGGCAGCTCGGCTCGTGGATCGGCCGCCCCTACCCGGCGTACTGCAGCGACTGCGGCCAGGCCCTGCTGAGCGACGCCGACGACGACGAGGTGGCGGCGGTCTTCGCCCGGACGGAGTTCGTCCGCCACGGGCCCAACACCCCCACCGGCCCGGAGGACTTCCTGCGCCGCCTTGCGGGGACCCGTCGGCGCGGATACTCCATCGTCGACGAGGAGGCCGAGCCCGGCCTGTACTCCGTCGCCGTGCCGGTCCGCGACTTCACCGGCGAGGTCGTGGCCGCCGTCCAGGTCGTCGGCCCGCGACGGCGCCTGGAGCCGAGAACCCAGGAGTGCGCGGCGGCCGCCCTCCGCTGGGCCGGCCACCTGGAGACGTCCCTCCGCGGAACCACCTGACCGGCCGCACCCGGCCGTCCGGCTCGCGAGGGCGGGTCCGGATCGTCGGCCGGGCCGGTCGGTCAGGTCACGGCGGCCGAGGTCACGGCGGTGCTGCGCGCCCGCCCGGGAGGCCTTCCGGGCGCTGCACCCAGGGCGAGCGTCGAAGGCGTGGGCGGCGGCTGACGTGCCGTAGTACTCCTGGGCGGACGGGCTACACGGCCGTGCGGGCGAGCGGCGCGGAGATCGTCCATCCCTTGCAGGACGAGGAGTGGGGCGTGCGGCGGTTCTTCGTCCGCGACCCCGGCGGACGGGTCGTCAACGTGCTGGGCCACCGCTGACGGCCCTCCCGCGCCCCCGGCGACGCTGCGGCGCCCGCGTACCCGTCACGACGGCCGACCGGGAAGCAGTGCGAAAACCCCTTGCTCAATGGTCAAGAAACGTTGACCATTGCTCGCATGCCTACCGACGACCTCCCCGAGACGTTCCGCGTCACCACCGACGACCAGCTGCGCGCCGTTTCCAATCTCACGCGTCACCGGATCATGGCCGTGCTGCGCTTCGAGCCGGCGACCATCACGCAGATCGCCGAACGGGTGGGCCTCGCGAAGGGCAGTTCCAGCTACCACGTACGGCTGCTGGAGCGGGCCGGCCTGGTCAAGGTGGTGCGGACGCGGAAGGTGCGCGGTGTCACCGAGCGGTACTACGCGATGGCCGCGCGGGCGATCGAGCTCCCGGATCCGGGCGAGGGAGGGCCCGATGTGCTGATGCGGCATGCGGTGGCGGACCTGGAAGCTTCGCCGGTGGACGGCGAGCGGCACGTGAGGATGGCGCATCTGCGGCTCACCGAGGAGCAGTTCGCGCAGCTCGGGGCGCGGCTGGAGGCACTGGCGGACGAGTACCGGGAGCTGTCCGATCCGTCGCTGCCCGACGCGTCCCTCGTCTTCGCCCTGTTCCACCCGGCCCGGCGCGCACGGATCGAGGGAGACGCCAAGTGACGCAGACAGTAGGTAAGTTGCCGACCGGGTTCGGGCGCCTGTGGACCGCGCAGACGGTGTCCTCGCTCGGTGACGGGGTGTCACATGCCGCGCTGCCGCTGATCGCCTTGACCCTGACGCGGGACCCGATGGCACTCGCCGTCGTCACGGCCGCCGGGACGCTGCCGTGGCTCCTCTTCGGGGTGCTCGGCGGCGCGCTCGTGGACCGCTGGGACCGCCGGCACACGATGTGGATCGCGGACACGGCACGTGCGGTGCTGCTCGTGACACCCGCGGCGGCGGCCGCGCTCGACCTGCTGAGCATTCCACTGCTGGCGGCCGTCGCCTTCCTGCTCGGCCTCGGCGGACTCTTCTTCGACACCGCCGCCACGGCCTATCTGCCGGACCTGCTCGGCCGCGACCCCGAACTGCTGGAGCGCGCCAACTCCCGTCTGCGCGGTGCCCAGACCGCCATGTCCGGCTTCGCGGGACCGCCCGCGGGCAGTGCGCTGCTCGCGCTAGGACGGGCGGTCCCGCTGCTCACCGACGCGGTGTCGTTCCTGGTCTGCGCACTGCTCGTCCGTACGCTGCCCGCTCTGCCCAGGCCCGCGCCGAAGACCCGTGAGCCCCTGCTCCGGCAGGCGCGCGCCGGGGCCTCGTACGTCTTCCGGGACCGGGTGCTGCTCGGGCTGGCGCTCCGCCCGGCGGTGGGCAACGTCGCCTTCCTCGCCGTCGAGACGGTCCTCGCCCTCTTCGCGCACGAGCGCCTCGGCATCGACACCTACGGCTTCGGCCTGCTCCTCACGGCGGAGGCCACCGGCGGTCTGATCGGTGCGGGCATCGCCTCCTCCCTCGGCCGACGGCTCGGCACCGGCACCGCACTGACCTGCACGGCCGCCGTAGAGGGGCTTGCCGTCCTGGGCCTGGCCGCGGCCTCGAACCCGTACGTGGCGGGAGCCGCGCTCGCCGTCTGCGGAGCGGGCATGGGCGCCACCATGGTGCTCGGACCCTCGCTCCGGCAGGCGATCGTCCCGGCGCACCTCATGGGCCGGGTCGCCTCCACCTCCCGCATGCTCGCCATGTGCGCGGCCCCCGTGGGAGCCTTCCTGGGCGGCTGGCTGGCCGCTGCCCACGACATCCGCACCCCGCTCTTTGCCGCCGCGGGCCTCCTCCTGACGATGACGGCCGTCACGGCATCCATGACCGGCAACCGCAGGGTCGAGGCGGCGCTGCGAGCCGCAGCCCCGGCGGACGTCCGGGAGGCCGAGGAGAGCGCGGTCGGCGGGTCGACTCCCCTTCGGTGAAGCGCCACGGGCGCACTGTCGGTGTGCGGGGCACGGGTGTGTGCCGGGGGCCGGCCGCGTCGAGGGGACAAGCATGCCGCCGACGCCGGAACGGGGAGCATCCGCGTCGGGGCACGAGGAGGAACCCCGGCTGGACAGCCGCGAGGGCGCCGAGCCGGCGTCGGCGGTGTGCGCCTCGGTGTCCTGAGTCTTCAACGGCGCGCTGCCGTACTGCACTAGGGTGCTCGCTGCGTCGAGCCCAGGGGGAGATCATGACAACCGCAGACGACGTGCCGAAGCCGATCGGCACGCTGTTCCGGATCCCGGGATTCCGGCGGTACGTGTCGGCCGATCTGATCTCGGCGACCGGGTCCGCGATGGCCCCGCTCGCCCTGGCCTACGCCGTCATCGGGCAGGGGGGTGGCGCGGGCTCTCTCGGCGTGGTGCTGGCCACGAACACCGTGCCCACGATCGTCTTCCTGCTCGTGGGCGGCTTGTTCGCGGACCGGTTGTCCCGCAGCCGGCTCCTCTTCGTGGGCAACCTGCTGGCCGCCTGCGCCCAGGGTGCGCTGGCCGTCACCGTGGCCACCGGACATGCGACGACCGCGTCGATCGCGGCGTGCGGTTTCGTCTCGGGGACGGCGGCGTCGTTCATCGTGCCGGCCGCGCAGGGCGCCGTCGCACAGATCGTTCCCGAGGAGCACCTTCAGCAGGCCAACGCCTTGCTCAGGCTGCCGGGCAACGCGGTCAAGGTACTGGGCCCGGTGGTCGGCGGTGTCCTCGTCGCCGCGAGCGGCGCCGCCTGGGCGCTGGCCTGGGACGCCTGCACGTTCGCCGTCGCGGCCGTCCTGCTGCTCGGCCTGCGGCTGGACGCGCCACTCGTGACGAGCGAGGGCGTCCTGAGGGATCTGCGAGCGGGCTGGGCGGGCTTCTGGTCGCGTACCTGGCTGTGGACCTACACGGCAGCCGGCATGATCCTCGTCGCCGCGTGGCTCGCGGGTTTCCAGCTTCTCGGCCCGCTCGTGGCCGAGGAACAGTACGCCGGAGCCCGCGACTGGGGCCTGGTCCAGGCGGCCTTCACGGCCGGCCTGCTGGCGGGCACCGTCGTCTGTCTGCGGTGGAAGCCGTACCGGCTGCTCGCGGTCGCGGTGGTCGCGGCCGGTGCTCTCGCGCTCCCGTTGGCGGCCCTGGCCTGTGCGGTGCCGCTGGCCCTCGTCCTGGTGGCCGTCGTGCTCGCCGGGGTCGGGCTCGACATCGCGATCGTCGCCTGGACCACCGCGTTCCAGCGGCATGTGCCCCCGGCGGAACAGGGCCGCATGAGTGCCTTCAACGGCGTCGGGGAGCGCCTCGCCATCCCCGTCGGTTACCTCATCACCGCCCTCGCGGCGCACTCCTGGAGCACCCAGGCCGTGCTGCTGACCTGCGCGGGCATGATCGCCGCCGCGACGGTCCTGAACCTCTGCGTCCCGGACGTGTACCGGATCAACCGCCGGACCGACCGTCGGCCACCGGACGATCAGCCGTCGGCCGCACAGGGGCAGGGGCAAGGGCAGGGGCAGGGACGGCCAGGGCGACGGCGGGGGCGTGGCACGGTGGAGCAGACGTAGGCCCGACCGGTCACGACCCCCCCCCCATGGTGGTGCCGGACACCCCGCGCATAGGTCGCGAGGCGTAGGTCCCGGGCCTCAGGCGCGCTCGGAGCCCGCTGGCTAGGGTCGGTGTCCATGGACACCACGGGAATCGTTCGGCGCCCGACGGCGGAGCGCGTGCGCGACACCACGGAGCGGCTGGCCGCCGAGCGCGACGTGTGGGTGTCGACGGCCCACCCGGATCACGGGCCGCACCAGGTGCCGCTGTGGTTCCTGTGGGACGGCCGAGCGGTGTGGCTGTGCACCGGCGCCACCTCCGTGACCGTGCGGAACGTGCGCGCCGAGCCGCGTGTGCGCCTGGCGCTGCCGGACACCTTCGACGTGGTGCTCCTCCAGGGCGAGGCGGAATGCTCCACGGAGACGGAGGTCCCCGCACCGGCGGCGGAGGCGTTCGCCGCCAAGTTCGGTTGGGACCCGCGCGGTGAGGAGGGCTCCTTCGTGTACGTACGGGTCGTCCCCAGGACCGTGCGCGCCTGGCGCGGCGAGCCGGAGCTGCGCGGGAGGGCCGTGATGCGCGACGGCATGTGGCTGGAGCAGCCGCCCGTGCCCCGGCCCTGAACGGCCGTCATTCGACGCGGGCCCTGAACGACCGTCATTCAACCGGCGTGAGGGGACGGAGCGTCGAGGGGCCGGGTGCGCAGCACCTGGGCGAGGTGGCCGGGGCCCGACGCCGGGACGATCCGGGGCGCGGCGCGGTAGCGGAGCGTCTCGGTCTGCCAGGCGTGGTAACCGCTCATCCAGGCGGCCATGATCTCGACGTACGTGTCCACGGCGGCCCGTTCGTGCGGCCGCAGACCGAGCCGACCGCACAACGCCGTTACCCGGCCCGCCAGTTCCGCGAAGCGCCGGACGTTTCGGTTCACCCGGCGGACCGCGGCCGCGACCGCCTCGGCGCGGGTGAGGCGGCGGGTGTGTTCGAGGACGAGGACGAGGTTGTCGACGTCACCACGGGCCTCCTCCTTCTCCAGGGAGTACACGTCGTTGCACATCAGCGTGACGTCGATGGCAGTCCGCCGCATGATGCGCAGCTCGGGCGCGTGGAAGGCCGCCGCGGGGACGGTGATGCCGGCGGCCCGCTCGCCTAGGGAGAGCGGCAGGTCGGTGCCGGCGATGCTACGACGGACGAGGAGGTAGGTCTCCATGTCCGCGGGCGTGCCGCGCAGCCGGCCTATCGCTTCATGGGCGTGCGCGGCGAAGTAGTACTCCCACTCGTGCGCGGTGCGAGCCGTCCACGCCGGGTCGGCGCCCTGGATGCCACGGGCCCGGACGTCGGCGAAGGCCGCCGTGCACGCGTCTGCGTCGGCGGGCGGGGCGGCACCGTGCGCGATGTCGATCAACCGGCGACACACCTGGACGACCAGGGCGGGGTCCCTGCCGAGCGGGCCGTCGAACTGGTCGTCGAAGACGAAGAAGAAGCCCATCGCGTCCGCGCACAGGTCCAGGGCACGTCCCCGGGCGTGGGGAAAACCGAGGGCGGCCAGACGGGTCATGTCCCACGAGGCGTACCAGGCCGCGGAACGGTCGTCCGTGACCAGCCCCAGCCCGCGGACCCAGTTCAGATTGCGCCGACGGGTCTCGTCGAGCCCGGGCCCGGGCCTGGTCGCCGGGGGGAGATCGAAGTCGACGTCCTGCGGCACGAGGTCCTCCGGTCTATCCCTGTGTGTCGGGTTCTGCCCGGCCCGGGGCGGGGCTCGACAGGTCCAGCGCGAGCGGCTCCGCACCGCCCGCGCCGAGCTGTTCGAGGGAGAAGGCCATGGAAGCACTGAGGCTCGACGGAGTGCGGAACCCCTCGGTTTCGCGGACTTCGCAGAGCCGGTCCCTGATCGACTCGGGCGTGGGGTCCTCCTTCCAGAGCACTCCTTCGGTGGCGCCCAGGAAGATCCGGCCGACGCGTCGGCCGGCGGCGTGCAGCAGCTCCCCGGTGCACGGCACGGACTCATGGGCCAGCAGGGCCACCACGGACGCGACGAGCCGGGCCGGGAACAGGTCGGTGAGCAGGGCGGTCATCGGCTCGTCGTCCTGGAGCGCTTCGAGGGACATCCGGGTGGCGGCGATCGGTACGACCGCGTTGACCTTGATGCCGTGCGCGGCCCCTTCGGCGGCCAGTGACGTCGTCAGCCCCAGCACGCCTCCCTTGCCGGCGGCGTACACGCTGAGCCCGTTGTCCCCGAAGAGGGCGTCGGAGCACGTGTTGACGATCCTGCCGTAGCGGGACGCGAGCATGTGCGGC is part of the Streptomyces asoensis genome and harbors:
- a CDS encoding MFS transporter, whose protein sequence is MTTADDVPKPIGTLFRIPGFRRYVSADLISATGSAMAPLALAYAVIGQGGGAGSLGVVLATNTVPTIVFLLVGGLFADRLSRSRLLFVGNLLAACAQGALAVTVATGHATTASIAACGFVSGTAASFIVPAAQGAVAQIVPEEHLQQANALLRLPGNAVKVLGPVVGGVLVAASGAAWALAWDACTFAVAAVLLLGLRLDAPLVTSEGVLRDLRAGWAGFWSRTWLWTYTAAGMILVAAWLAGFQLLGPLVAEEQYAGARDWGLVQAAFTAGLLAGTVVCLRWKPYRLLAVAVVAAGALALPLAALACAVPLALVLVAVVLAGVGLDIAIVAWTTAFQRHVPPAEQGRMSAFNGVGERLAIPVGYLITALAAHSWSTQAVLLTCAGMIAAATVLNLCVPDVYRINRRTDRRPPDDQPSAAQGQGQGQGQGRPGRRRGRGTVEQT
- a CDS encoding SDR family NAD(P)-dependent oxidoreductase yields the protein MRFEDRVAVVTGAGRGLGREYALFLAARGARVVVNDVGTGIDGCGESPSPAHAVVEEIRQLGGTAVADVHDVSTTPGARALTRAAVERWGRLDVLVNNAGISILRPLTELSEDECRRVLDTHVGGTLNMARAVWPHMLASRYGRIVNTCSDALFGDNGLSVYAAGKGGVLGLTTSLAAEGAAHGIKVNAVVPIAATRMSLEALQDDEPMTALLTDLFPARLVASVVALLAHESVPCTGELLHAAGRRVGRIFLGATEGVLWKEDPTPESIRDRLCEVRETEGFRTPSSLSASMAFSLEQLGAGGAEPLALDLSSPAPGRAEPDTQG
- a CDS encoding ArsR/SmtB family transcription factor; the protein is MPTDDLPETFRVTTDDQLRAVSNLTRHRIMAVLRFEPATITQIAERVGLAKGSSSYHVRLLERAGLVKVVRTRKVRGVTERYYAMAARAIELPDPGEGGPDVLMRHAVADLEASPVDGERHVRMAHLRLTEEQFAQLGARLEALADEYRELSDPSLPDASLVFALFHPARRARIEGDAK
- a CDS encoding amino acid permease, whose product is MSVSAVPDSAPADADTVPGPPGDGLRRTMRSRHLVMIAMGGVIGSGLFLSSGFTVSQAGPLGAVLAYVVGAFVVWLVMACLGELAVAYPVSGAFHVYASRSIGPATGFATAWLYWLTWAVALGSEFTACGLLMQRWFPGVGVWVWCVVFAAVVFGVNAFSARVFGETEYWFSLVKVIAVVALIVFGGAALAGFHPLAEGGSHPVLLENFHTSDGLFPHGFSGVLVTVLAAFYAFSGSELIGVAAGETENPAEAVPKALRVTVVRLLVFFVGAITVIAATIPYDQVGLDESPFVTVFSSIGFPYAADAMNFVIITALLSAGNSGLYSCARMLFSLAEEKQAPQALRRLSRRGIPLTALSLSMLGGLASLVSSVAAPETVYLVLVSIAGFAAVGVWMSIAAAQFFHRRAFVRAGGDPGALPYRTPLYPVVPVLAFVLCLASLVGIALDPAQATALYFGVPFVAGCYLYHWLRHGRRRTAGVVA
- a CDS encoding IclR family transcriptional regulator — protein: MDSSVTKGLDALSALARGPAGGRPPGSAASVSELARGLGRDRSQVSRMLTAMAAEGFVGRDEGSGGFAPHWRLYTAARDLTAHRLRTDGLTALEGMAAETGESCYLGVLAGDATVTIAERVPAGSRQLGSWIGRPYPAYCSDCGQALLSDADDDEVAAVFARTEFVRHGPNTPTGPEDFLRRLAGTRRRGYSIVDEEAEPGLYSVAVPVRDFTGEVVAAVQVVGPRRRLEPRTQECAAAALRWAGHLETSLRGTT
- a CDS encoding MFS transporter, with amino-acid sequence MTQTVGKLPTGFGRLWTAQTVSSLGDGVSHAALPLIALTLTRDPMALAVVTAAGTLPWLLFGVLGGALVDRWDRRHTMWIADTARAVLLVTPAAAAALDLLSIPLLAAVAFLLGLGGLFFDTAATAYLPDLLGRDPELLERANSRLRGAQTAMSGFAGPPAGSALLALGRAVPLLTDAVSFLVCALLVRTLPALPRPAPKTREPLLRQARAGASYVFRDRVLLGLALRPAVGNVAFLAVETVLALFAHERLGIDTYGFGLLLTAEATGGLIGAGIASSLGRRLGTGTALTCTAAVEGLAVLGLAAASNPYVAGAALAVCGAGMGATMVLGPSLRQAIVPAHLMGRVASTSRMLAMCAAPVGAFLGGWLAAAHDIRTPLFAAAGLLLTMTAVTASMTGNRRVEAALRAAAPADVREAEESAVGGSTPLR
- a CDS encoding terpene synthase family protein codes for the protein MPQDVDFDLPPATRPGPGLDETRRRNLNWVRGLGLVTDDRSAAWYASWDMTRLAALGFPHARGRALDLCADAMGFFFVFDDQFDGPLGRDPALVVQVCRRLIDIAHGAAPPADADACTAAFADVRARGIQGADPAWTARTAHEWEYYFAAHAHEAIGRLRGTPADMETYLLVRRSIAGTDLPLSLGERAAGITVPAAAFHAPELRIMRRTAIDVTLMCNDVYSLEKEEARGDVDNLVLVLEHTRRLTRAEAVAAAVRRVNRNVRRFAELAGRVTALCGRLGLRPHERAAVDTYVEIMAAWMSGYHAWQTETLRYRAAPRIVPASGPGHLAQVLRTRPLDAPSPHAG
- a CDS encoding pyridoxamine 5'-phosphate oxidase family protein; the protein is MDTTGIVRRPTAERVRDTTERLAAERDVWVSTAHPDHGPHQVPLWFLWDGRAVWLCTGATSVTVRNVRAEPRVRLALPDTFDVVLLQGEAECSTETEVPAPAAEAFAAKFGWDPRGEEGSFVYVRVVPRTVRAWRGEPELRGRAVMRDGMWLEQPPVPRP